Genomic DNA from Shouchella patagoniensis:
ACTATACGTCTATCTTAACGTATCAAATGGAGGATCGACTGACAATCATTTTATCTACGTTTAAGAATAATTAAGAAAGGAAATAAGATAAGGGAGAGGAATAAAGGAGGATTTTTAAAATGACTTTTCAAGCATATGTATTAAGAAAAGATGGAGACAATGTGATAAATCAGATTGAGCAATGGGAACCTGAACAGTTAACGCAGGGAAATACACTTATAAAAGTCGCTTATTCAAGTGTTAATTATAAAGATGCCTTGGTTGCTCGAAAAGGTGATTTAGCGGATATCACCCCGCTTATTCCTGGTATCGATTTAGCTGGAACAGTCATTGAGTCATCAGAACCTTCCCTCCAAGAAGGGCAAGAAGTTATCGCAACAAGTTATCGTATCGGAACTGGTCATAATGGTGGTTATGCACAACTTGCTCGGGTACCAAGTGAATGGGTCATTCCGTTGCCTGACGGGTTGTCATTAAAGGAAGCGATGGCGCTTGGAACCGCTGGACTGACAGCTGCTTTATCGATTCGAAAATTAGAGAACAATGGATTAAATCCAAGTAAGGGACCGGTTGTTGTTCCTGGAGCAACAGGTGGGGTAGGCAGTTTAGCGGTTCATATGTTAGCGAATCTGGGATATGAGGTGATTGCCGGTACAGGGAAAAAAGAGGCTCACTCATTTTTAAAACAACTTGGCGCTTCAAAAGTAGTAGATCGTAGCGATTTAGAAGAAACGAATCGTAAAACAACGCGTAAAGCAGAGTGGGCAGGAGCTGTTGATGCGGTTGGTGGAAAAACACTCTCGTATCTATTAACAACAATAAAACGAGGGGGTTCAGTTGCCACAAGTGGGTTTACAGGAGGAATAGACATTGAAACAAACGTAATGCCTTTTATCGGAAGGGGAATCAATTGGCTCGGGATTGATTCAGTGACATGTTCAATGTCAGAGCGCTCACATGCGTGGAAAAGGTTAGGAAGTGACTTAAAGCCGACACGATTGAACGAGCTGATAAGAGAAGTATCGTTAGAACAATTAGAAGAAGTATTTGATGAGGTGCTTGCAGGAGAAGGTATAGGTAGAACGGTGGTAAAACTATAAAGAAAGAAGAGCCATCCCAGAGGTGGCTCTTCTTTTAATAACTTTGCTATTAAAGGCTTCCAGCACCAACATAGTGTTGGCTCCAATAAGAATTGTTTAAGCTAGCTGTCTCAACGCCTCGTGATCCAGCATGAACGAATTCATTATTTCCAATATAGATTCCTGCATGAGAGATATATGAACCAGAGTCATATGTACCAGAGAAGAAGACAATGTCACCAACACTTGGGCTTCCTTTAGAAGAAGCATCATACATAGCTTGAGCAGTTCTTGGAATGCTTTTACCTTGTGAATTAAATACATAATTGATAAAGCCACTGCAATCAAATCCGCTTGGAGAAGTACCACCCCATGCGTAAGGAGCACCAGTTTGGTTTAAAGCAGTTTGTACAAGACCACCTGATGAAGCTGGCGCTTTATTTGAAACTGTTTCACCTGCAACTTCTGTGCTTACTTCTTCATTTACTTCAGGAGTAGATGCAGTTGAAGTAGAGTTAGAAGAGCTTGATTCTGTATTAGTAGTAGCTGTAGAGTTGTTAGTTGTAGTATTAGTAGATACGTTGCTAGTAGAAGCTGTAGCTTGTCCACCTGCGTTTAAAGCTTTTTGCGTGGCAGGACCGGCAATACCATCAACTTGTAAATTGTTATTTTCTTGGAATTTACGAACAGATTGTTCTGTTTGAGGTCCGTAAATATTATCTTGTGGAATTCCAAGCTGTCCTTGAATTTTACCAACTGTTTCATTCGTATCACCATAACGAACTGTTGTAACCGCTGCTTGGTTTGTATTTGATTCTGTTTGTTCAGAAGTTGTTTGAGTTTGAGCTTGTTTCTTTTCAGCTGCATCAACTTTATTCATATCAACATTTGCGTCAGCCGTTTGACTTGTTGCAATTGTTGCTGTAGTAGCTAGTCCCATTATTACTGATGTACGTACAACTAATTTCTTAACATTTGCCTTAAACATAATATATTCCCCCATAAGTTTAAATAATAAACATGACGTAATGTCATCGATTTGTTTTCCCAGTTCCTAATCTAACGTACGAACATCACAATCAGTTTGTGATTATGTTACAAACTGATTACAATTGGTTTTCTTTACCTATGAAATTTGTAATCTAACAAATCATTTTAGGTGATAATGGCTAAATTCGTAGCTCATTCCCGACAAAAACTGCATGTAGCGTACTGTATTTGGCAATTTCTCATCAATCCAAAACAGAATTGTGTGTTTTTTGTATGCATTTGCTCTAAACGTAAAAATAATTGGAACATAAACTAATGAAAAAGGCGGAGATGTGTCGCTTACGATCGAATGAAGGGATCGGTCTGGTGAAAAACATTCCTCTGAGGAGCAGGATGGTGTGATAGAAACAGTTTCGTTTATGTAAGTAAAGACGTTATCGGAAAACTTATTTTTATATCCAAATCAAACGTATCAGTTGTTACTAGGAGATGAATTAAAAAACGGCCAACAACCGGCCTATTGCTCGGGAACCGTCCAAAGGATTATACGCCTGAATACACGTAAGAACATTATAGTGACAGAATGATTGCTCAATCATTTCTGAAGATGAATGTGGTGGCATTTTCGCTTGACTGGATTAATTTAAAGGAAATGCACGTTAAAGGTCTTGTATATAAAGCGAGCACGAATAGGTGGGTCTTCAATATGTACCAGTGCCAACTCATATTTATCGTAGACATCTACATCAAAAAGGGTTTAATACATTTTTGAAGAACTTCGAATTAAAAAACGGGACCGTCAGAGGAAATTACGCATTTGTCGAAAGGTCTCACGCCCTCAGTTTAAATACTGTAAAAAAGAGGCGACTTGTATTAATTGAGGTCAATTTCAGACATGGATATAAAGGGTTGAAAATAATTGATCAGAATGCTTATTTTAATGTAAGTTGGCAGCCTTTCCGTTATGTATCAGCAGCACAGGGATCTACACCATAAATAAGTAAAAATAAGTTGATGACTCATGACAATACGAAAACCCCGCACCAACAAAGGTGCGGGGTTTTGTTTAAGCCTTCGTAACAATGATTTTACCTTCTTTAGCATCCACGCTCACATGGCTAATTTGATCATCATCGATCACGAGCTCAGTAATGTCATCTTCAATTGTATCCTGGATAACACGACGGAGTGGTCTTGCGCCAAATGATGGGTGGTAACCTTGTTTTGCAAGTTCTTTTTTGGCTTGCTCACTTACGTCCATCGTAATGTTTTGAAGTGCAAGACGATTATTCAAGTCATCCAACATCACATCAACAATTTCAACTAAATTATCTTCAGTCAATTGGTTAAACTCGATTAGGGCATCAAAACGATTAAGGAATTCTGGCTTAAAGTAATCGTTTAGATTTTCTAAAATACCTAGTGTTTTTTGTTGTTCTGCATTAAAGCCAAGAGAAGGCTTGTTAATGCCAACACCTGCATTCGAGGTCATAATCACCATTGTATCTTTGAATGATACAACACGACCTTGACTATCCGTTAACCGGCCATCTTCCATGATTTGTAGAAACATATGCTGTACGTCAGGATGTGCTTTTTCAATTTCATCGAGCAAAATAATGCTGTAAGGGTTATGACGTACTTGTTCAGTTAGTTGTCCACCTTCTTCATGACCAACATAGCCAGGAGGAGAACCAATTAGTTTTGAAACGGAGTGCTTCTCCATAAATTCACTCATATCAAGGCGAATCATACTTTCTTTCTTACCATATACTTCTTGAGCTAACTGCTTTGTCAACTCGGTTTTACCGACACCTGTGGGGCCGACAAATAAGAAACTAATCGGACGGTTACCAGCTTTGAGACCCGCACGACTTCGTTTGACTGCTTTAGCTGTTTTTGAAACAGCATCTTCTTGTCCAATTACTTTACTGGCAAGCCGAGAACCCAAATCTCTCATTTTTTGTTGTTCAGCTTTTTGAAGTTTTTGTACTGGAATACCTGTTTGTCGTTCAATTAAACCTTGTATATCTTCAAGCTTTACTTCAATCGGTTTTATTTCTGATTCAGCTGCTTGAAGTTTGGTTTTAAGTGTCGCTTCTTCATCACGTAAAGATGCGGCTTCTTCGTAGCGTTCTTGTCTCGTCGCTGCTTGTTTCCGGTCTTGAATATCAGCTAGTCGTTTTTCAATTGTCGCTTTATCCTCGTGGTTAGAGGCTAAGGATAAACGTGAACCAACTTCATCAAGTAAATCAATCGCCTTATCAGGTAAGAAACGATCTTGAATGTAGCGGTCAGATAAGTTTATACATGCTTCTAATATGTCATCAGAGTAGCGAACACCATGATAACGCTCATAAACTGTTTTTAGACCTTTAAGAATTTCAAGTGCTTGATCGAGTGTAGGTTCTTTTACAGTGACAGGTTGAAAACGACGTTCAAGCGCAGCATCTTTTTCAATTTTGCGGTACTCAGAAAGAGTTGTAGCCCCAATCAATTGCATGTTTCCACGTGCAAGAGCTGGTTTCAGTAAATTGCTTGCATCCATATTGCCTTCTCCTGATGCTCCGGCTCCAACCATCATGTGTAGTTCATCAATAAACAAAATCATATCTTCACGTTCGCTAATTTCATCAATTAATTGTTGCATTCGCTCTTCAAACTGCCCCCGATAACTTGTACCTGCAACCAATGAAGCAAAGTCAAGTGAAAAAATCTGCTTGTTTGCTAATTTAATTGGCACATTACCGTTTGCGATTCGTAAAGCCAACCCTTCGGCGATAGCTGTTTTACCAACACCGGCCTCGCCAATTAAAACGGGGTTGTTTTTCGTACGACGGCTTAGGACTTGTATAACCCGTTCAACTTCATCGTCGCGTCCAATAACTGGATCGATTTCTCCATTACGTGCAGAAGAAGTCAAATTATGACCAAATTGATTCAGAAAACTTTCTTCTTCAGGTTCTTGTTCTTTCGTTCGTATATGTCCACTTTGGTCAGAAGATTGTTGACCCATAAATTGATTAAACAGAGATTGAAATTGATTTGATTGTCCTTGAGATTGTTGCATTTCACGGAAACAAGTCTCACACAATGCGACTTGTTTTTTATGTTGATTTAAAACTACATTCAACGATACCGCAGCTTCACGAGATTGACAGTGTTGACATTTCATGGACTCATTCCTCCTAATATAATAAATGTACGTTTTGACTTTGACTATATTTGACCTTTTTGTTGTAAAAAAAAGCCATTAACGAGTAGTGGCTGATTACTATACGTTTATTATAACTGACCATTTTTGACTTTTCAAGTAGTCTGCTTAAATTTTTTATTTAAAAGGTCAGGAAACATAAGATATCACTTGTTGAATCCAATGTCAAACTCTCGCAGAAAACAGTTAGTTGTAAAAGAATAGATGTTTTTAAACGAAGTGATTGTTTTTTGTGAGTAAGCACATTTTCGTTATTTGGGAAACTCTTTTAACCAAAATGTGTTTATGATTCAAAAATGGGTCGTAAAGCACATAAATTGAATCTTCCTTATGACAACTATACAATATGGACAGTCACGATAAAAAGGAAGGTTTAATTAATGAAAAAAAATATAAAGTTATCTGCATTGAATTTAGCTCCGGTACAAGAGGGGAAATCAGTTGGAGAAGCGCTTAATCGAACAATAACGAGCGCTAAGGCGATTGAATCATACGGTTATCATCGTTTTTGGGTCGCTGAACACCACAATATGCCTGGAATTGCTAGTTCCGCAACAGCTGTCTTAATTGGTCAAATTGCTCAAGCAACGTCAACAATTCGAGTTGGGTCAGGCGGAATTATGTTACCAAACCATGCGCCTCTTGTTATTGCCGAACAATTTGGTACACTAAATGCACTTTTTCCAAATCGAATTGATTTAGGTTTAGGAAGAGCTCCAGGCACAGATCAGCTTACTGCTCACGCGCTCCGGCGTCACGGGCAAGACGCAAATGACTTTCCTGCATTAGTTGACGAACTGCAACAGTATTTTCAACCAGAAAATGCAACGAATCGGGTTCGTGCAATTCCTGGGGAAGGAGAACAAGTGCCAGTTTGGCTTCTTGGTTCAAGTGGTTTTAGTGCGCAATTGGCAGGAGAACTCGGGTTGCCTTTTGCGTTTGCAGGGCATTTTTCACCAAAGCACATAATTCCGGCATTAAATATTTATCGTGATTCGTTTAAACCATCGGCACAAATGAGTGAGCCTTATAGTATGGTAGCAATTAATGCTATTTCTGCGACAACTTCCGAAGAAGCAGAAATACTAGCCTCAACTTTGTACCAACAATTTCTTTCAATGATACGAAATAGACCAGGAAAAATTCAATCAGCCGTTTCGAACATGGAAGAGTTATGGTCGCCTTACGAAAAACAATTAGTTATGGAACAACTTGGGGGGTCATTTATTGGGCATGCAAATGAGGTTGCCAACCAACTTCGAGAATTCGCTTTTAAAACCGGAGCTAATGAATTAATGCTTCATACAAATATATACGACGAACAAAAACAACTTCAGTCATTTAAGTTAATCGCTGAAGCATGGAATAAAGAAGATTAATAATGAGAAAAGACCTGATTTCCATAAAAATCAGGTCTTTTTTTATGGATTGTATTGGGAAATAAACTACTTTGGCGCTTGCCCTCATACACTTTATAAACAACGTGCAAAAGGGGGCCAGAAAGCAATGCTTTTTATTTTTCAAGTTCTTGTTTGGCTGAGCGTAAGCGGGCTAGCCTTCTATGTATTTGCATCATGGAAATGGGCAGAACAGACAAAGAAGCGGCTTCCCATTATTCGAAAAGCATGGTATGCCTTGTTTACAGTTGGAGCGGCTCTTACTTGGACGATCTATCCAGATAGTTTGTTTATAAAGTGGCACCATTATTTGATTGTAGCTTGTTTATTTGTTGTTGTAGACATATTTATTTTCTTAAGTGCTTATATTCAACGAATTGGCTCAAATGTATTTACAATCGATACAGGTCAGTTGATTGAAGCAAATGATCAAGTCTTACAAACACAACAAGAACGACTAAAAGCATTTTTTCGTTTATTAAAAAGTGATCCGATCAATGTCTATTACGGGGGGGATCGTGCATATATTACGGGTGTGAGAGAAATTCTTATGAAATATGCCGAGAAGACAGAGGTCGAGGCTAGTGTTTTCCCTTTCATGACAAAAGGGGATAAAGATCATTTGCTTACCCATTTTAAAGATCGCATTACAGTTAGCGCTACTTTAGAACGCCAAGATGTTTATTATGGAGAGAAAGAAAAGTTAATCTTTATACCTGTGATTTTACAAGGCAACCATCATGTAATAAAACTGTCATCAGAGGAACGTTTAACAGAGTTTGATGCACTATTGTTTGCGACACTAGTGGCGATTTATGACTTGCTGTCTTCTGGCAGTGAAGAGGAGCAAGACGACCCTTTGAATCAGGCGCACCAGATTAACTAGGGAGGAATAGGGTATTGTATAACAAAACGTCCCGAGTAGGTGAAAGTTAATGAAGAAAAAGACGAAGAAGTCAACAAGCAGTGTGCTGCCAGCTTTTGCTGCTTCTCCGTTTACGGTTAATTTACAAAAGAAAAACAAGGAAGCGATTCAATTGTACGAGAAATGGAAATCAGGAAAAATAAAAAAAGCACGCTAAAAGCAGAATGGGCCCTTTCCATTCTGCTTTTTTAATGGTTATCATTTGCTAAAATCGACTAAATTCGATACGGTAAGAGGAACACAAAATGAAAGAAGGCTTAATTGGATGAAGCTCAGTATCCTCGACCAAGTACCGCGCTCTAGCGAAACAACAAATGAAATTGCTTTAAAAGAAACCGCAGATCTCGCTTTGGCTGCAGAAAGCTTGGGGTACCACCGCTATTGGGTTGCTGAACACCACGATTTACATGGGCTTTTGTCACCGGCTCCTGAAATACTACTTGCTTATATTGGAGCAAAGACGAATTCGATTCGACTTGGCGCTGGTGCGATATTGCTTCCTCACTATGCACCATACAAGGTCGCGGAAACCTTTAATATGTTAGCAAATTTGTTTCCGGGAAGAGTTGATTTAGGTCTTGGCCGTTCTCCTGGTGGCTCAGCAGAGTCCTCGGAAGCATTATCAGGCAACTTTATTGAACGGGTTCATACAATGGATGAACGAGTGGAGGAGTTGATGCACTTCTTGGAGCGGGATTTTCCTGACGATCACAAATACAGCAAGCTTCAAGCTGTTCCTATCCCATTTGAGGCACCAACGGCCTACATTTTAGGAACATCAAAAAAGAGTGCTGCACTCGCCGCAAAACATAATCTACATTATGTGTACGGACATTTTATGAATCAGAAAGATAGTGACGAGGTGATCGCGCATTATCGTAAGCGTCAGACAGGAAACCAAAAGGCAATCGTAGGTGTTTCTGTTCTATGTGCTGAAACGCAAGAACGAGCTGAGAAGCTATACCGTTCTGTTCAAATATGGCATGCTTATAATGAACAACAAGAACCACTTAACTCAATTCCTACTTTGGCAGAAGCAGACTACTTGTTAAGGCAATTAGACGAGAAGAAACGTAAAGAGATCACATCCAAAAAACATGGAGCGATTGTTGGGGACAAGTACCATGTCAAAAGAAAACTTGATGAACTTTCTCTTGAGCTGAATGTAGATGAGTTTATTGTACTTACGCACGCTCCAGAGCTTCGTGATCGCTTGCACTCGTATCGTTTACTAGCAGAAGTATATCCTCAATTAGTATCTCTGTAAAAAAAGACCTTCGCGGGTCTTTTTTTATTTGCGTAAATAATTTCACATACCGAATGATGAAACTAAAGAAAAACAAGCACCAACCTACACTAAACGCATAGGCTACAACAAAAGCTTAACAAATGAGGTGTCCTGATGGATGTATACAAAAATGTCCATGAATTGATTGGTCGTACACCAATGATCGAGTTAACATCGTTTGTTTTGCCAAACAATGTACGGTTATTTGCAAAACTAGAATTTTTAAATCCAGGAGGCAGTATTAAAGACCGATTAGGAGTGAAGTTATTACGTGATGCAATTGAGAAGAATAAAATTACTTCTTCCGGTACTTTAATTGAACCAACTGCTGGTAATACGGGAATCGCATTGGCACTTGCAGCTATAGGAACCGAGGTTAAAGTAATATGTGTTGTGCCTAATTCATTTAGTATTGAAAAGCAACAAATCATGAGAGCATTAGGTGCTACTGTCATTAATACGCCAAGTGAATACGGTATAAAAGGGGCAATTGCTCATGCAAAAAAATTAGAACAATCAATGAAAGATACGTTTTGCCCACAGCAATTTCATAATCATGCAAACCCTGCAACCTATTTTGAAACACTTGGTCCAGAAATTGATGCTCAATTAAATGGCCATATCGATGTATTTATCGCAGGTGCAGGGTCGGGAGGAACGTTTTCTGGAACAGCAACCTATTTAAAGAAACAGTACCCTGGAATTCGGACAGTGGTTGTTGAACCTGAAGGATCGATTTTAAATGGCGGGGAAATTGGCCCGCATCGAACAGAAGGAATTGGGATGGAGTTTATTCCTGATTTCGTTCATACAACTTATTTTGACGAAATTTATACAGTTTCAGATAAAGTCGCATTTAAACGAACAGCGGAAATTGCCAGGAAAGCAGGCTTGTTAGTTGGGAGTTCCTCTGGAGCAGTGCTAGAAGCTGCTCTACATGAAGCATATTTGGCTAAAGCAGGTTCTCATTTAGTTACTGTGTTTCCAGATGGCGCAGAACGATATTTAAGTAAGGGTATATATGAGGGGGGAATCGATTGAGGAAAAAAACGCAACTTATACATGGTGGGATAGGGATTGACCAAGTGACTGGTGCAGTAACGCAACCGATTCAGCTAGCAAGTACGTTTAAGCAAGATGGCATTGGCAACTTCTTGTATGAATATGGTCGCACCGGAAATCCTACACGGAATGCTCTTGAATCTTTATTAGCTGATTTAGAAAGTGGCGTACAGGGTTTTGCTTTTTCATCCGGGATGGCAGCGATCACTGCAGTTATGAAACTGTTCTCTGCTGGTGATCATATCCTTGTAACCGATGACGTTTACGGTGGGACCTTTCGGTTATTTACAAAAGTGTTGAATGAAGAAGGAATTCATGTCGATTTTGTTGATACTGCGGATTTAAGCGCTGTGGAGACACGGATACACGCGAAAACGAAAGCCTTGTTTTTGGAAACACCAACAAACCCACTTCTAAAAGTGACAGACATACGGAAAATAGCTGCATTAGCTACTAGTCATAAACTCATTACCATTGTGGATAATACCTTCGCCACACCTTATTGGCAAAATCCATTGCTGCTTGGTGCTGATATCGTTTTGCATAGTGCAACCAAATATTTAGGGGGCCATAGTGATCTCATAGCTGGTGCAGTCATTGTAAAAGAAGAAAAGATTGCAGAAAGAATTGGTTTTATTCAAAATGCAACTGGAGCCGTCCTTGGTCCTAGTGACAGCTGGCTACTAATGAGGGGGATAAAAACTCTTGGCGTTAGGATGGAAGAGATTGAAACAAATGCTCGTCAGATCGTGAAGTATTTGCGAAGTCATCCAAATGTTGATCGTGTCTACTATCCAGGGATTGTTGATCATCCGGGTCATACCACGCATGCTTTGCAAGCTAGGGGTTTTGGAGGAATTATCTCATTTACAACATTGACAGAAGAAATCGCAAACAATGTCATTACGAATACCACTTACTTTACGTTAGCAGAAAGCCTTGGCGCAGTTGAAAGTCTCATTTCAATTCCAGCAAAAATGACACATGCATCCATTCCTATCGAAAGAAGAGAAGCTTTAGGCATCACGAACTCGCTAATCCGCTTATCAATTGGCTTAGAAGATGTGGAAGACTTAGCTGAAGATTTGGAAATTGGATTAACCTAAAGGTCGCAGCCAGAAGCGACCTTTTTTGTGTTTGTGTTTTTTGTTCTATGCTACACTATGAAAGAATGAATACAAAGGAGTCTTACAATCAATGAAATTTGTCTCATGGAATGTGAATGGAATCCGAGCATGCGTTAAAAAAGGATTTTTAGACTTTTTTAATGAGATTGATGCCGACTTTTTCTGTTTACAAGAAACAAAATTACAAGAAGGTCAAATTGAGCTTCATTTAGCTGGTTATGAACAATATTGGAATTATGCAGAGAGAAAAGGCTACTCTGGCACAGCCATTTTCACTAAACATACTCCTCTGGCCATTACATATGGTATTGGTGAAGAGTTTCCTGATGATGAAGGCCGTGTTGTTACATTAGAGTACGAGCGATTTTTTTTAGTGACGATGTATACGCCAAACGCTAAACGTGATTTAAGTCGTTTGACGTATCGTTTACAATGGGAAAAAGCAGCTACCGCCTATTTAACTCAATTAAAAGAACAGAAGTCTGTTATTTTTTGTGGTGATTTAAATGTGGCTCATCAGCCAATTGATGTAAGAAATGACCGTTCAAATATCGGCAATGCTGGTTTTACCGATGAAGAGCGAGGGGCGTTTAATAGGTTGCTTGATGCTGGGTTTATTGATACATACCGCTACTTTTATCCAGATGATGCCGATTCATTTACGTGGTGGTCGTACATGGCAAAGGTTAGAGAACGGAATATTGGATGGCGGATTGATTATTTCTTAGTTGACCAACAACTACGACCAGCTCTAGTAGATGCGCATATTCATTCCTCCATATTCGGAAGCGATCATTGTCCTGTATCTGTTGATCTTCAGCTCACGACGACAAATAAATAAGACGCGCATTAGCGCGTCTTATTTATTTGCGTATGAAGAAACAACAAATGCTAAATCTTCATTTCCGAAAAGTTGTAGCACTTGTAGTACTGTTTCGCTAGCGATAGGTTCAGATTCTTCTTTTGAAACGGTTAATTCGAGCGCTCGGTTTAGCTCTTCATTTTCGGCTTGGTGTGGGTAGGCTTCAAAGTAAAGCGTTTTTGGATCCAGGTCGGAATTAACACACCACTGAGCAAAAACTAAGATCATCATTGCTTCATCTTGTTTAAAGGAAGCAATGATGTTTTTTTCGAGTTCGTTTTGGTCATTCATTTGGCTCACCCTTTGTTTTAATGTGTTTTCATCTTATCATATTAGTGGAGGTGACGAGATTGATTCGATTTGCTGTAGGCGCAATTATTATTATGGAGAATGAATTTCTTCTCGTGAAAAAACAAACAGTTGAAACACTGACAGGAAAACAATCAATCGCTTATGAGATTGATTTTGTCAAAGGAGGTCTAGAAACTGAGGAATGTAATGAAGCCGCATTATT
This window encodes:
- a CDS encoding acrylyl-CoA reductase family protein, which translates into the protein MTFQAYVLRKDGDNVINQIEQWEPEQLTQGNTLIKVAYSSVNYKDALVARKGDLADITPLIPGIDLAGTVIESSEPSLQEGQEVIATSYRIGTGHNGGYAQLARVPSEWVIPLPDGLSLKEAMALGTAGLTAALSIRKLENNGLNPSKGPVVVPGATGGVGSLAVHMLANLGYEVIAGTGKKEAHSFLKQLGASKVVDRSDLEETNRKTTRKAEWAGAVDAVGGKTLSYLLTTIKRGGSVATSGFTGGIDIETNVMPFIGRGINWLGIDSVTCSMSERSHAWKRLGSDLKPTRLNELIREVSLEQLEEVFDEVLAGEGIGRTVVKL
- a CDS encoding C40 family peptidase — encoded protein: MFKANVKKLVVRTSVIMGLATTATIATSQTADANVDMNKVDAAEKKQAQTQTTSEQTESNTNQAAVTTVRYGDTNETVGKIQGQLGIPQDNIYGPQTEQSVRKFQENNNLQVDGIAGPATQKALNAGGQATASTSNVSTNTTTNNSTATTNTESSSSNSTSTASTPEVNEEVSTEVAGETVSNKAPASSGGLVQTALNQTGAPYAWGGTSPSGFDCSGFINYVFNSQGKSIPRTAQAMYDASSKGSPSVGDIVFFSGTYDSGSYISHAGIYIGNNEFVHAGSRGVETASLNNSYWSQHYVGAGSL
- a CDS encoding ATP-dependent Clp protease ATP-binding subunit → MKCQHCQSREAAVSLNVVLNQHKKQVALCETCFREMQQSQGQSNQFQSLFNQFMGQQSSDQSGHIRTKEQEPEEESFLNQFGHNLTSSARNGEIDPVIGRDDEVERVIQVLSRRTKNNPVLIGEAGVGKTAIAEGLALRIANGNVPIKLANKQIFSLDFASLVAGTSYRGQFEERMQQLIDEISEREDMILFIDELHMMVGAGASGEGNMDASNLLKPALARGNMQLIGATTLSEYRKIEKDAALERRFQPVTVKEPTLDQALEILKGLKTVYERYHGVRYSDDILEACINLSDRYIQDRFLPDKAIDLLDEVGSRLSLASNHEDKATIEKRLADIQDRKQAATRQERYEEAASLRDEEATLKTKLQAAESEIKPIEVKLEDIQGLIERQTGIPVQKLQKAEQQKMRDLGSRLASKVIGQEDAVSKTAKAVKRSRAGLKAGNRPISFLFVGPTGVGKTELTKQLAQEVYGKKESMIRLDMSEFMEKHSVSKLIGSPPGYVGHEEGGQLTEQVRHNPYSIILLDEIEKAHPDVQHMFLQIMEDGRLTDSQGRVVSFKDTMVIMTSNAGVGINKPSLGFNAEQQKTLGILENLNDYFKPEFLNRFDALIEFNQLTEDNLVEIVDVMLDDLNNRLALQNITMDVSEQAKKELAKQGYHPSFGARPLRRVIQDTIEDDITELVIDDDQISHVSVDAKEGKIIVTKA
- a CDS encoding LLM class flavin-dependent oxidoreductase translates to MKKNIKLSALNLAPVQEGKSVGEALNRTITSAKAIESYGYHRFWVAEHHNMPGIASSATAVLIGQIAQATSTIRVGSGGIMLPNHAPLVIAEQFGTLNALFPNRIDLGLGRAPGTDQLTAHALRRHGQDANDFPALVDELQQYFQPENATNRVRAIPGEGEQVPVWLLGSSGFSAQLAGELGLPFAFAGHFSPKHIIPALNIYRDSFKPSAQMSEPYSMVAINAISATTSEEAEILASTLYQQFLSMIRNRPGKIQSAVSNMEELWSPYEKQLVMEQLGGSFIGHANEVANQLREFAFKTGANELMLHTNIYDEQKQLQSFKLIAEAWNKED
- a CDS encoding type II toxin-antitoxin system SpoIISA family toxin; translated protein: MLFIFQVLVWLSVSGLAFYVFASWKWAEQTKKRLPIIRKAWYALFTVGAALTWTIYPDSLFIKWHHYLIVACLFVVVDIFIFLSAYIQRIGSNVFTIDTGQLIEANDQVLQTQQERLKAFFRLLKSDPINVYYGGDRAYITGVREILMKYAEKTEVEASVFPFMTKGDKDHLLTHFKDRITVSATLERQDVYYGEKEKLIFIPVILQGNHHVIKLSSEERLTEFDALLFATLVAIYDLLSSGSEEEQDDPLNQAHQIN
- a CDS encoding LLM class flavin-dependent oxidoreductase; this translates as MKLSILDQVPRSSETTNEIALKETADLALAAESLGYHRYWVAEHHDLHGLLSPAPEILLAYIGAKTNSIRLGAGAILLPHYAPYKVAETFNMLANLFPGRVDLGLGRSPGGSAESSEALSGNFIERVHTMDERVEELMHFLERDFPDDHKYSKLQAVPIPFEAPTAYILGTSKKSAALAAKHNLHYVYGHFMNQKDSDEVIAHYRKRQTGNQKAIVGVSVLCAETQERAEKLYRSVQIWHAYNEQQEPLNSIPTLAEADYLLRQLDEKKRKEITSKKHGAIVGDKYHVKRKLDELSLELNVDEFIVLTHAPELRDRLHSYRLLAEVYPQLVSL
- a CDS encoding PLP-dependent cysteine synthase family protein, with protein sequence MDVYKNVHELIGRTPMIELTSFVLPNNVRLFAKLEFLNPGGSIKDRLGVKLLRDAIEKNKITSSGTLIEPTAGNTGIALALAAIGTEVKVICVVPNSFSIEKQQIMRALGATVINTPSEYGIKGAIAHAKKLEQSMKDTFCPQQFHNHANPATYFETLGPEIDAQLNGHIDVFIAGAGSGGTFSGTATYLKKQYPGIRTVVVEPEGSILNGGEIGPHRTEGIGMEFIPDFVHTTYFDEIYTVSDKVAFKRTAEIARKAGLLVGSSSGAVLEAALHEAYLAKAGSHLVTVFPDGAERYLSKGIYEGGID
- a CDS encoding bifunctional cystathionine gamma-lyase/homocysteine desulfhydrase → MRKKTQLIHGGIGIDQVTGAVTQPIQLASTFKQDGIGNFLYEYGRTGNPTRNALESLLADLESGVQGFAFSSGMAAITAVMKLFSAGDHILVTDDVYGGTFRLFTKVLNEEGIHVDFVDTADLSAVETRIHAKTKALFLETPTNPLLKVTDIRKIAALATSHKLITIVDNTFATPYWQNPLLLGADIVLHSATKYLGGHSDLIAGAVIVKEEKIAERIGFIQNATGAVLGPSDSWLLMRGIKTLGVRMEEIETNARQIVKYLRSHPNVDRVYYPGIVDHPGHTTHALQARGFGGIISFTTLTEEIANNVITNTTYFTLAESLGAVESLISIPAKMTHASIPIERREALGITNSLIRLSIGLEDVEDLAEDLEIGLT